Part of the Xanthomonas sp. SI genome is shown below.
AGGTGGCGTTGGTCAGGGCGAAGGTGGAGGTGCGCGCCACGCCGCCGGGCATGTTGGCCACGCAATAGTGGACGATGCCGTCGACCTCGTAGGTCGGTTGCTGGTGGGTGGTGGCATGGCTGGTCTCGAAGCAGCCGCCCTGGTCGATCGCCACGTCCACCAGCACCGAGCCCGGCCGCAGCAACACCAGCTGCGCGCGCGACACCAGCTTGGGCGCGGCGGCGCCGGGGATCAGCACCGCGCCGATCACCAGGTCGGTGTGCGGCAGGCATTGCTCGATCGCGTCGCGGGTGGAGTACAGCGTGGTCAGCTGGTGGCCGTACAGTTCGTCCAGGTACTTGAGCCGTTCCAGCGAACGGTCCAGCACCGTCACCCGCGCATGCAGGCCCATCGCCATGCGCGCGGCGTTGATGCCGACCACGCCGCCGCCGATCACCAGCACTTCGGCCGGCTTGACCCCGGGCACGCCGCCGAGCAGCACGCCGGAGCCGCCTTGCGCCTTTTCCAGCGCGTGCGCGCCGGCCTGGATCGCCATGCGCCCAGCGACCTCGCTCATCGGCGCCAGCAACGGCAAGCCGCCGTTGCCGTCGGTGACGGTCTCGTAGGCGATCGCGGTGCAGCCGGAGCGCAGCAGCGCGCTGGCCTGGGTCGGGTCCGGCGCCAGGTGCAGATAGGTGAACAGCAATTGCCCCGGGCGCAGCAGCGCGCATTCGTCCGGTTGCGGTTCCTTGACCTTGACGATCATGTCGGCCTGCGCGAACACGCTGGCCGCGTCGTCGGCCAGGCGCGCGCCGGCCCGTTCGTAGTCGGCATCGGTCAGGCCGATGGCCTGGCCGCCGTCGCGCTGCACCAGCACCTGGTGCCCGTGCAGCACCAGTTCGCGGACCCCGGCCGGGGTCAGCCCGATCCGGTATTCGTGGTTCTTGATCTCTTTCGGGACGCCGACCAGCATGAGCGGTTCTCCAGGCATGCGGCGCGCGTGGGGAGCGCGGAGCGGGTTGGGGTGAGGGCGGGGATCAGGGCGTGGTGCGGATCATGTCGGCGAGCACCGCGAAGATGCGGTCGATGTGCTCGCGCTCCACGATCAGCGGCGGCGAC
Proteins encoded:
- the ald gene encoding alanine dehydrogenase, whose amino-acid sequence is MLVGVPKEIKNHEYRIGLTPAGVRELVLHGHQVLVQRDGGQAIGLTDADYERAGARLADDAASVFAQADMIVKVKEPQPDECALLRPGQLLFTYLHLAPDPTQASALLRSGCTAIAYETVTDGNGGLPLLAPMSEVAGRMAIQAGAHALEKAQGGSGVLLGGVPGVKPAEVLVIGGGVVGINAARMAMGLHARVTVLDRSLERLKYLDELYGHQLTTLYSTRDAIEQCLPHTDLVIGAVLIPGAAAPKLVSRAQLVLLRPGSVLVDVAIDQGGCFETSHATTHQQPTYEVDGIVHYCVANMPGGVARTSTFALTNATLPFVLQLAEHGLQALRDDQDLRNGLNVHAGKLTHRAVAHALGEDFVRPLDALG